From Acidianus brierleyi:
TAGGGGAAAGGTTAAAGATAAGGGCATAAAGGCGACATATGTTTTAACTTGGGCTTCACCACCATTTCTTGTTGCGTTTTTACTTCAATTGATAATAGCCTATTATTTAGGTTTACTTCCAGCTACTGGTACAGTAAATATACTTCTTCCTACTCCTCACAATTATACGCCATTCCCTATACTAAATGCTTTAATATCAGGCGATTGGGCATATTTTATTTCAGCGGTAAGACATGCGGTTTTGCCTTCCTTATCGATAGCCTTGATAACATTTGGCCTCTTTACAAGAGTAACTAGGGCCTCAATGCTTGATGCAATGGAGTCAGATTATACTAAATTAGCTTTTGCTAAAGGATTATCTAGGAATTACGTAGTTTATAGAATAGCATTAAGAAATAGTTTAATACCAGTTATGACTCTAATAGCCTTATTTTTTGGTTATTCGGTTGCAGGTGCTGTAGTAGTTGAAGACATATTTGACTATCACGGAATAGGTTGGTTCGTAACTCAAGCTATAGAAAGTTTAGATTATATTGCAGTTCTGGATTTTACGATAATAATAGGTATTGCAGTAATTATAGCGAATTTTATTGCAGACGTACTTTACGCATTATTAGATCCTAGGGTGAAAATAGGATGAAAAAATCTTTCCTAATTCCTATTATATACTTGATCTTAAGTATAATATTGTTCGCAATATTTTCATCTAGAGCCATATTAAAAATAACTGGAATATCTATACAAGATATTGTCCCTTTTATAATTTTCCTTTCAATAAGCATTATGATAAGTGTAGACGCGATATTATTTAATTTTTTCAAAAATAATAACTTCGTTAGATCAATAATTAGAAGTAAAGTAGCTTTAGTCACATTAACAATAATATCAATATATTATAGTTGGTCAATACTAGAAGGATTACTTCAATATACAGCATTTTCATTAGATTACATTAGAATCTCATATATGCTTTTGCCATATAATCCATTTGCATTTAATTTTCCATTTCAATCTCTTAAACCTCCTTCTTTATCTCACCTATTTGGTACCAATTATAATGGTGAAGATATCCTAACAAGAATACTTTACGCTACGCCGTCTGCTGCTGAAATATCTACAGTCGTCGTTATTTTTGCAATAATCGTTGGTGCAATAGTGGGAATAATTGCAGGATACTTTGGAGGAATTCTTGATGAAGTACTTATGAGAATAACAGACGTATTTCTAGCAGTTCCTGGTTTAATTCTTGTAATAGCTATAAGTGTAATTCTCCATCCCAGTTATACTAGTGCAATGATAGGATTAATGGTACCTTGGTGGTCAACATATGCTAGGTTATTTAGAAGTCAAACTCTTGTAGTTAAAAACATGAATTACATAGACGCAGCAAAGTTAAGTGGATTAGGAAACTTTAGAATATTGATAAAACATGTTTTTCATAACGTAATGGATCCTGTAATAGCTTATTCCGCATTAGATTTTGGCAATGTCATATTAACTTATTCTGTACTAACGTTTCTTGGAATAGGTATTCAAGCACCAGGATATCCTGAATGGGGTTCTATGGTATCAAATGGAATGGATTATTTACCAGCAGCGTGGTGGTATCCTTTATTTCCCTCAATAACTATATTGATTATAGTTATATCATTCGTATTGTTAGGTGACAGACTTCAAGATGTAATGGCTGGAAGAATAAACTATTAGGGTGATAGTGCTTGTTACTTCAAATAAAAAATCTTTCAGTAAGTTATAAAGTCCCAATAGGGAAAGTCAAAATTTTAGACAATATAAACCTTGATATCGATAAGGGCGAAATAGTAGGAATTGTAGGCGAATCTGGGTCTGGAAAATCAACTCTTGGCCATTCTATAATTAAACTTAATCCACCAAATGCCATTTATGATACTGGAGAGATTATTTTCGACGGAAAAGATATATTAAAATTAAGAGAAGAAGAGTTTAGGAAAATTAGAGGTGCAGGCATTTTTATGGTATTTCAGAACCCACTAAATAGCCTTAATCCAGTTAAGACAATAAGACTTCAACTTCTTGAGGCTCTTAAAGTTAAACAAGAAAGAGATGAGAAGAGAATTGACGATAAAGAAGCTGAAGAAATAATAATTAATACAGTAAGAGATGTTAGACTACCCGATCCTAAAGAAATAATTAAGAAGTATCCTCATCAACTTTCTGGAGGTCAAATACAGAGGGTCGTTATAGCGATGGCATTGCTTTTACGACCAAAATTATTAATAGCAGACGAACCTACTTCTGCCCTAGATGTAACAATTCAAGCTCAAGTAGTTAAGTTATTCAAACAATTAAGGGATGAAGAAGGAACATCAATAATATTTATATCACATGATATTTCCTTGGTGTATGCTATAGCAGATAGATTAGTTGTACTATATGCAGGAAGATTAATGGAAGATGGAAAAATAGAGAATGTAATAAAAACACCTTTACATCCTTACACTCAAGGATTAATTTCAAGCGTTCCAACTATAACAAAAAAAGAAGGGGAACTCAAAGCTATAGAAGGAAATCCACCTTCATTCTTAATCTTACCTAGCGGGTGTAAGTTCAATCCACGATGTCCTAAAGTTATGGGAATATGCAAGGAAAAAGAACCTCAAGTTATCGAAAAAGACGGCAGAAAAGTAAGGTGTTGGTTATATGAATGAACTTTATATAGCTAAAAATATTAAAAAATACTTTCTTACAGAAAATTATGGAATAATAGAAAAAATATTTAGAATTAAGCCGATAGTAGTTAGAGCACTAGACGATGTTACATTAAATGTATATAAAAATGAGACATTAGGAATAGTAGGAGAAAGCGGATCAGGAAAAACAACTTTAGGTAGAATTTTAGCTACCTTAGATCCTCCAACAAGCGGTGAACTTTATTTTGAAGGAGAAAAAATAACTAAAAATAATATTAATAAGGTAAGAAGAAAGGTGCAAATAGTTTTTCAAAATCCTGCTAGTAGTCTAGATCCTAGATTAAAAGTATTTGATGTAGTTTCGGAGCCTATAATGCATATGAGCTTCCAAGAAAGAAGTAAGATGGTTAAAGAGGTTTTAGACGAAGTTGGTTTAGATTTTGATTATGTTTACAATAAATATCCAAGAGAACTTTCTGGAGGCCAGCAACAAAGAGTAGCTATTGCAAGAGCAATAGTCGGTAATCCAGAATTTGTAGTATTGGACGAACCTACTTCTGCCTTAGATGTATCTATTCAAGCTCAAATATTAAACTTACTAGTAAGACTTCAAAGAGAGAGAAACTTAACGTACTTGTTCATTACTCATAACATAAACGTAGCTAAATATATTTCTGATAGAATCTCTGTAATGTATGCAGGAAAAATAGTAGAAATAGGAAATAATGAGGATATAGTTTCTTCACCAAAGCATCCTTATACTCAGAGCCTAATAGCGTCTGTTCCTTCTTTGAATAGGAAGGAGTTATCTCCACCAAAAGGTGAAGTTCCGTCGTTAATAAATCCTCCACCAGGATGTAGATTTAATCCTAGATGCCCATTTGTAATGGAGATATGCAAGGATAAAGAACCGCCAATGATCGAATTAAATGGGAGAAGCGTAGCATGCTGGTTAGCAGATCAAAAGTATCAAAAACAATAATAAAAGGCACCATAATAATTGCGATATTTTCAATTTTTTTAAAGATAAATTTGCATACAATTTTTAATTACTTGATTTTTCTAGGTATAGCATATTTTTCCCTTTTTCTATATATACTTTGGAAAAGATCTTACACATACGAAATTATGGACGATAAAATAGTTATTAAGTCCCCTTTAAAGCAGAAAATCATAAAATATGCAGAAATTTCTGATGAATTTATCTCGAGTGGCTTTTTAGCAAAAAGATTTAACTGTGGATCAATATATCTTATTTTAAATAAAAATACAGTGAATATAATTAAAGATGTAGAAAATCCTGAAAAGATAGAGGACGAGATAAGAACACATATGAGTAGTGAAGAATAAAGAAAGATATAAAGATTTTACATTTCTATATAGACTAGTTATTTTTTAAAAACAGATAAGAGTTCTACATATAGTAATGGAAAATTTTTTATACCGTTACACCCTTTTTAAAAATGATGAGAATGAAGAATAAAAAACTTTTAGGATTAGGTAAAACATTGGCTATAGTAATAGCAGTAGTCATAATAATAGCCGCAATAGGCGGAGTAGCATATTATGTTACTACTTCACATCATCCTCCTACTCCTACTGTTAAAACAATCTCCTTAGCAGCATCAAATCCTGATGTACTAACAGACGTAGCACAAACAGCACCACCAGACGCACTAGACCCAGCAACAGGATTCTATACGCAGGACGGTCCATTGTTTACTGCTGTTTTTCAAGAGCTTGTAGAGTTTAACGGTACTAATTATCACGAGGTAGTCCCAGTATTAGCTGAGAATTATTCTACTCCAAATTACCAGAATTATTACTTTAACTTGAGGGACTACGTTCACTTCGCCGACGGAGTACAATTCAATTCGTCAACAGTATGGTTCTCACTATACAGAACAATACTAATGGGTCAAGGACCCGGAGTAGCAAACTACATCGGATTATTATTCAACTCAACAGTTTACGGAATGACAGGATACGCAATACCTTGGGGAGTGAACTACGCAATACAGAACGCAACAGGATTACCAACAGCAAATAATTACACGCTAACAGCACAAGTACTAGCATCAATACTCTCGCACTTCAACGCGAACAACGCAACAATACAAAAGATAATGGAATACCCTAACCAAGCAGTAGTAGTAAAAGGACCGTATGAAGTAGAGGTTAGTACACTAGAACCTTACAAGTTCTTCTTGTACGATATTGCTGCTTGGTGGGGTGCTATTGTTAATCCTGTAATTGTTGATGAGCATGGTGGAGTTTCTCCCAATTCCGTTAATTCTTACCTTGATGAGTACGGTATGAATGGTACTGGTCCTTACGTTATAGTTAAGGTTTCTCCTGGGTTTTCTACCATAGAGTTGGAGGCTAATCCTAATTATTGGGCTGTAGGTCATGACGTTCCTCTAGTTGCTCAGCCTGCTCACATTAAGTACGTTGTTATTAATTATGGTTTGAGTCATAATGATAGGGTTGAGGATTTCTTGAAGAACGATGCTCAAATATCTTACATTTCAATACCCTACTTGTCCCAAATACTTGGTGCCTACCCATATAATACTATACCGATGAATTCTTCCTTCATTAACTTCGGTTCTG
This genomic window contains:
- a CDS encoding ABC transporter permease, producing the protein MVRGALIKFAIKRLIDGIITLFLLVLFVFILIHAAAPNPAALARIYAGNPHAPPSEIQQIINEYGLNKPIYDQFISYMSDIFRGNWGLDPIYKVPEISLLPGFLAISLQIVIPGDILAAILGIITGAIAAANRGKVKDKGIKATYVLTWASPPFLVAFLLQLIIAYYLGLLPATGTVNILLPTPHNYTPFPILNALISGDWAYFISAVRHAVLPSLSIALITFGLFTRVTRASMLDAMESDYTKLAFAKGLSRNYVVYRIALRNSLIPVMTLIALFFGYSVAGAVVVEDIFDYHGIGWFVTQAIESLDYIAVLDFTIIIGIAVIIANFIADVLYALLDPRVKIG
- a CDS encoding ABC transporter permease; protein product: MKKSFLIPIIYLILSIILFAIFSSRAILKITGISIQDIVPFIIFLSISIMISVDAILFNFFKNNNFVRSIIRSKVALVTLTIISIYYSWSILEGLLQYTAFSLDYIRISYMLLPYNPFAFNFPFQSLKPPSLSHLFGTNYNGEDILTRILYATPSAAEISTVVVIFAIIVGAIVGIIAGYFGGILDEVLMRITDVFLAVPGLILVIAISVILHPSYTSAMIGLMVPWWSTYARLFRSQTLVVKNMNYIDAAKLSGLGNFRILIKHVFHNVMDPVIAYSALDFGNVILTYSVLTFLGIGIQAPGYPEWGSMVSNGMDYLPAAWWYPLFPSITILIIVISFVLLGDRLQDVMAGRINY
- a CDS encoding ABC transporter ATP-binding protein gives rise to the protein MLLQIKNLSVSYKVPIGKVKILDNINLDIDKGEIVGIVGESGSGKSTLGHSIIKLNPPNAIYDTGEIIFDGKDILKLREEEFRKIRGAGIFMVFQNPLNSLNPVKTIRLQLLEALKVKQERDEKRIDDKEAEEIIINTVRDVRLPDPKEIIKKYPHQLSGGQIQRVVIAMALLLRPKLLIADEPTSALDVTIQAQVVKLFKQLRDEEGTSIIFISHDISLVYAIADRLVVLYAGRLMEDGKIENVIKTPLHPYTQGLISSVPTITKKEGELKAIEGNPPSFLILPSGCKFNPRCPKVMGICKEKEPQVIEKDGRKVRCWLYE
- a CDS encoding ABC transporter ATP-binding protein, translated to MNELYIAKNIKKYFLTENYGIIEKIFRIKPIVVRALDDVTLNVYKNETLGIVGESGSGKTTLGRILATLDPPTSGELYFEGEKITKNNINKVRRKVQIVFQNPASSLDPRLKVFDVVSEPIMHMSFQERSKMVKEVLDEVGLDFDYVYNKYPRELSGGQQQRVAIARAIVGNPEFVVLDEPTSALDVSIQAQILNLLVRLQRERNLTYLFITHNINVAKYISDRISVMYAGKIVEIGNNEDIVSSPKHPYTQSLIASVPSLNRKELSPPKGEVPSLINPPPGCRFNPRCPFVMEICKDKEPPMIELNGRSVACWLADQKYQKQ
- a CDS encoding PH domain-containing protein codes for the protein MDDKIVIKSPLKQKIIKYAEISDEFISSGFLAKRFNCGSIYLILNKNTVNIIKDVENPEKIEDEIRTHMSSEE
- a CDS encoding ABC transporter substrate-binding protein, translating into MMRMKNKKLLGLGKTLAIVIAVVIIIAAIGGVAYYVTTSHHPPTPTVKTISLAASNPDVLTDVAQTAPPDALDPATGFYTQDGPLFTAVFQELVEFNGTNYHEVVPVLAENYSTPNYQNYYFNLRDYVHFADGVQFNSSTVWFSLYRTILMGQGPGVANYIGLLFNSTVYGMTGYAIPWGVNYAIQNATGLPTANNYTLTAQVLASILSHFNANNATIQKIMEYPNQAVVVKGPYEVEVSTLEPYKFFLYDIAAWWGAIVNPVIVDEHGGVSPNSVNSYLDEYGMNGTGPYVIVKVSPGFSTIELEANPNYWAVGHDVPLVAQPAHIKYVVINYGLSHNDRVEDFLKNDAQISYISIPYLSQILGAYPYNTIPMNSSFINFGSEPGVFYVSMNMEQYPTNITDFRLAMEYAVNYSALLSIFSYNGKPLASEFLGPISPQFPGYYDPSGLPDYNYSPSLAMHYLNEAGYIGHFYVVLPNGSTLGDSSGTQLPPLSLYALSPVNELEEDELEIISHDLSAIGISTTVYYVLPSVTDGWTTPKGTPVLVDLGWFPDWPDPVFQQLMPLTDVEFGGISGNLAWVNISTLQTMYNTLPFITNTSEQESMVGQAYSIIYHEAPYMWLPVPDTYYFVQPYVHGFEYNPYVGYFYNLMYYNGTYTYTT